A window of the Fibrobacter sp. genome harbors these coding sequences:
- a CDS encoding flavodoxin family protein: MSKVLILVGSPRKSGNTELLANAFAEGAASAHHEVEILNVARMNIAPCVGCNTCFTREDMSCAKKDDMVQVYEALAKVLGQIFGAN; the protein is encoded by the coding sequence ATGAGCAAGGTTTTGATTTTAGTGGGAAGCCCGCGAAAGAGCGGCAATACTGAACTCCTGGCGAACGCCTTTGCCGAGGGGGCTGCTAGTGCGCATCATGAAGTTGAAATTTTGAACGTGGCCCGCATGAACATTGCGCCTTGCGTCGGGTGCAATACCTGCTTTACTCGCGAGGACATGTCCTGTGCGAAGAAGGATGACATGGTGCAGGTTTACGAGGCGTTGGCAAAGGTTTTGGGACAAATTTTTGGGGCAAATTAG
- a CDS encoding DUF1349 domain-containing protein → MTISKDLWKWTREPAEFKIDDDRVEIVTAPHTDLWQRTYYHFRNDNAPVLQISTTDKFFSFTVKTEFHSKRRFDQCGVVVYLDSENWLKASIEYENESFQHLGSVVTNMGYSDWATTEVSADIKSMWYRLSRRQDDFCIECSEDGIKFKQMRVCHMHKATGEIQFGIYACSPEDSSFKAIFTNMEKGECKWLAHNGQQPDNP, encoded by the coding sequence ATGACTATCAGCAAGGATCTCTGGAAATGGACCCGCGAGCCTGCCGAATTTAAAATCGACGACGACAGAGTCGAAATCGTCACGGCACCCCACACGGATCTTTGGCAAAGGACCTACTATCATTTCAGAAATGATAACGCCCCTGTTCTGCAGATAAGCACTACAGACAAGTTCTTCTCCTTTACCGTAAAGACGGAATTCCATAGCAAGCGCCGCTTTGACCAGTGCGGAGTGGTGGTATATCTCGACAGCGAAAACTGGCTCAAGGCATCCATCGAGTACGAGAACGAAAGTTTTCAGCATTTAGGCAGCGTGGTCACAAACATGGGTTACTCGGACTGGGCCACTACAGAGGTCAGTGCAGATATCAAGTCCATGTGGTACCGCCTTAGCCGCCGCCAAGACGATTTCTGCATCGAGTGTTCCGAAGATGGCATCAAGTTCAAGCAGATGCGCGTCTGCCACATGCACAAGGCCACTGGCGAAATCCAGTTCGGAATCTACGCCTGCAGCCCTGAAGACTCCTCCTTCAAGGCAATCTTTACAAATATGGAAAAAGGTGAATGCAAGTGGCTCGCCCACAACGGACAGCAACCGGATAATCCCTGA
- a CDS encoding TIGR03905 family TSCPD domain-containing protein yields the protein MQTKEFRTSGTCAQLITFDYEDGKMYNLMFLGGCNGNLKAIGKLCEGKVMKEIADILEGNTCNGKSTSCADQLAKALREVI from the coding sequence ATGCAGACTAAGGAATTCAGAACCAGCGGCACCTGCGCCCAGCTCATCACCTTCGACTACGAAGACGGCAAGATGTACAACCTCATGTTCCTGGGCGGCTGCAATGGCAACCTGAAGGCCATCGGCAAGCTCTGCGAAGGCAAGGTCATGAAGGAAATTGCCGACATCCTGGAAGGCAACACCTGCAACGGCAAGTCCACCTCCTGCGCAGACCAGTTGGCAAAGGCTCTTCGCGAAGTCATCTAG
- a CDS encoding efflux RND transporter permease subunit, with the protein MKILQINKLFNKLGNFQTNHRTGILIAVILFTLLAGAGILRFEFSFTNDGWFLEGDAAKVNAEKFRKHFGNDASVVMLVTAKSAQEAGSAEVTAPSVRDSAIMEMRDTLSRYMLSNIPLAKEIHTIENSKGTEALLHLSLERYSDPANDAAKIGRAVADLLERPEFQSDRWDLNAGGEPYLEVSKNDSSMPQAARSVVIGVFIMIFCLAFFTRNKYGVMIPFMATAFAMASVFGICGWLGVKPDFTLFTLPMMLGMALSVGYSIHYINSFKQAYQRLNDRKPALVEAVTETGWPIFFTVMTTVASMLSFLFVDMPVLKIVGSICAAMVFAVYLYVIILVPILYSYGPQSRKTPKPRDEHLENFLEKLGAKALNFKLPIVLVSIAVVVVSAIGCRDLKVNMDYVEMFGTKLPFVERLVELMNSELANVYSYNIMVDTGEPDAFKNPENMLAMDSASADLSSLPLTKISEGKARVMIGGVTDDFSMAYIHVELKEWNSKQVDIDIDSAQTLVRKYFPKADVGVEGYAVEQSSMNNKLVEGEIKSVCISFVVIALLLIASFMSVKTGLIGMIPNVAPILVIGGVMGACAFSMDMMTMMVIPMAIGIAVDDTIHFVNHSKLCFERCGSYRESVLATFRDVGKSMVSTTIILCMMFLAYMVSPVTIFFRVGLMATIGLVTALVADFTITPVLIMLTKPFGKEITK; encoded by the coding sequence ATGAAGATTCTTCAAATTAACAAGCTCTTCAACAAGTTGGGAAATTTCCAGACGAATCATCGCACTGGAATTCTTATCGCGGTCATCCTCTTTACGCTTCTCGCAGGTGCGGGAATTTTACGCTTCGAGTTTTCCTTTACCAATGACGGCTGGTTCCTTGAGGGGGACGCCGCAAAGGTCAACGCAGAAAAGTTCCGTAAGCACTTCGGGAATGACGCCAGCGTCGTCATGCTGGTAACCGCCAAGAGTGCCCAAGAGGCTGGCAGTGCCGAAGTAACCGCACCAAGTGTCCGCGACTCCGCCATCATGGAAATGCGGGATACCCTTTCCCGCTACATGCTCTCAAACATCCCGCTAGCAAAAGAAATCCACACCATCGAAAATTCCAAAGGTACCGAAGCCCTCCTCCACCTGAGTCTGGAACGTTACAGCGACCCTGCGAATGATGCTGCAAAAATCGGCCGCGCCGTAGCCGACCTTTTGGAACGTCCCGAATTTCAATCTGATCGCTGGGACCTAAACGCCGGCGGCGAGCCTTATCTTGAGGTTTCGAAAAACGATTCCTCCATGCCCCAGGCCGCACGCTCCGTTGTCATCGGCGTGTTCATCATGATTTTCTGCCTGGCGTTCTTTACCCGTAACAAGTACGGCGTCATGATTCCCTTTATGGCAACCGCCTTCGCCATGGCATCCGTTTTCGGCATTTGCGGTTGGCTGGGCGTCAAGCCCGACTTTACTTTGTTCACATTGCCCATGATGCTTGGCATGGCTTTAAGCGTTGGCTACTCCATCCATTACATCAACAGTTTCAAGCAGGCCTACCAACGACTGAACGATCGCAAGCCCGCTCTCGTCGAAGCTGTCACGGAAACGGGCTGGCCCATTTTCTTTACAGTGATGACTACCGTTGCCTCCATGCTTTCCTTCCTGTTCGTGGATATGCCAGTGCTGAAAATCGTAGGCTCCATTTGCGCCGCCATGGTTTTCGCCGTTTACCTGTACGTGATTATTCTGGTGCCGATCCTTTATAGCTACGGCCCCCAAAGTCGCAAGACGCCGAAGCCCCGCGACGAACACCTTGAAAACTTCCTGGAAAAACTCGGTGCCAAGGCCCTGAATTTCAAGCTCCCCATCGTCCTCGTTTCCATAGCCGTTGTGGTGGTAAGCGCCATCGGTTGCAGGGACCTTAAAGTGAACATGGATTATGTGGAAATGTTCGGCACCAAGTTGCCCTTCGTGGAACGCCTCGTGGAGCTTATGAATTCCGAACTGGCCAACGTCTATTCCTACAACATCATGGTGGACACCGGCGAGCCCGACGCCTTCAAGAATCCAGAAAACATGCTGGCCATGGATAGCGCTTCCGCAGACCTTTCCAGCCTTCCGCTGACAAAGATTTCCGAAGGCAAGGCCCGCGTCATGATTGGCGGCGTCACCGATGATTTCAGCATGGCCTACATTCACGTGGAACTGAAGGAATGGAATTCCAAGCAGGTGGACATCGACATCGATAGCGCACAAACTCTGGTCCGCAAGTATTTCCCCAAGGCAGATGTTGGCGTAGAAGGTTACGCCGTGGAACAGTCCTCCATGAACAACAAACTGGTGGAAGGCGAAATCAAGTCCGTGTGCATTTCCTTCGTGGTGATTGCGCTGCTTTTGATCGCTTCCTTCATGAGCGTAAAAACTGGCCTCATCGGCATGATCCCCAACGTGGCTCCCATCCTTGTGATTGGCGGCGTCATGGGTGCATGCGCCTTCAGCATGGACATGATGACTATGATGGTCATCCCCATGGCTATAGGCATTGCGGTGGACGACACCATCCATTTTGTGAACCATTCCAAACTCTGCTTTGAACGATGCGGCAGCTACCGCGAATCCGTTCTCGCCACCTTCCGAGACGTGGGCAAGAGCATGGTCAGCACCACCATCATTCTCTGCATGATGTTCCTCGCCTACATGGTCAGCCCCGTCACCATCTTCTTCAGAGTGGGCCTCATGGCAACCATCGGCCTCGTCACCGCATTGGTGGCCGACTTCACCATCACCCCGGTGCTGATTATGCTGACGAAACCGTTTGGGAAGGAAATCACAAAATGA
- the pepT gene encoding peptidase T: MKVQDRFLKYVSFTTTSDETSESCPSTDCQFALGKYLAQELAEIGLQQVKIDENCYVYGLLPATAGHEDDTPIGFISHMDTSPDFSGVNPKPQIIENYDGNDVVLKGSGAILKVTDFPTLKTLKGRTLITTDGTTLLGADDKAGIAEIVTAIEELVETDRHAESRGYENLNGHGDIWVCFTPDEEIGRGADKVDLEYFKAKYAYTVDGGYEGDIAYENFNAASAKFMIHGKSVHPGEAKGIMKNASLMAAEIAMALPADETPATTEGHQGFYHLTDMKGDVENATLWYIVRDHDKKRFEERQEFLRKIAAEFNAKFGGTAFADADKNRAGGNIVELELKHSYSNMLEVIEKCPEVLERARAAIEAVGVEPVSEPVRGGTDGAKLSFMGLPCPNLGTGGYGYHGPFEHVTVEGMEAVVKIIKKISLS, from the coding sequence ATGAAAGTTCAAGACCGTTTTTTAAAGTACGTTAGCTTTACTACCACTTCCGACGAGACTTCTGAATCCTGCCCCAGTACGGATTGCCAATTTGCGCTGGGCAAATACCTTGCGCAGGAACTGGCCGAAATTGGCCTTCAGCAGGTAAAGATTGACGAGAACTGCTACGTGTACGGTTTGCTGCCCGCAACCGCTGGCCACGAAGACGATACCCCCATCGGCTTCATTAGCCACATGGATACATCTCCGGATTTTTCCGGCGTAAATCCCAAGCCCCAAATTATTGAAAACTACGATGGCAACGATGTGGTGTTGAAAGGCTCTGGCGCGATTTTGAAAGTTACCGATTTTCCCACTTTGAAAACTTTGAAGGGACGTACCCTCATCACCACCGATGGCACCACTTTACTGGGCGCCGATGACAAGGCAGGCATCGCAGAAATCGTCACCGCCATTGAAGAGTTGGTGGAAACGGATCGCCATGCAGAAAGCCGCGGTTACGAAAACTTGAATGGCCACGGGGACATTTGGGTTTGCTTTACTCCAGACGAAGAAATCGGCCGCGGTGCCGACAAGGTGGACCTCGAATATTTCAAGGCCAAGTACGCCTACACTGTAGACGGTGGCTATGAAGGCGACATCGCCTACGAAAACTTCAACGCCGCTAGCGCCAAGTTTATGATTCACGGCAAGAGCGTTCATCCCGGCGAAGCAAAGGGCATCATGAAGAATGCAAGCCTCATGGCTGCAGAAATCGCCATGGCGCTCCCTGCCGACGAAACCCCCGCCACCACCGAAGGCCATCAGGGTTTTTATCACCTGACGGACATGAAGGGCGACGTGGAAAATGCAACCCTCTGGTACATCGTCCGCGATCACGACAAGAAGCGCTTTGAAGAACGCCAAGAATTCCTGCGCAAGATTGCCGCAGAGTTCAACGCAAAATTCGGCGGCACCGCTTTCGCAGACGCAGATAAGAACCGCGCCGGCGGCAACATTGTTGAACTGGAATTAAAGCATTCCTATAGCAACATGCTGGAAGTCATCGAGAAGTGCCCGGAAGTTTTAGAGCGCGCCCGTGCCGCCATCGAGGCAGTGGGCGTCGAGCCCGTCAGCGAACCTGTCCGCGGCGGAACCGATGGAGCCAAGCTCAGCTTCATGGGTCTCCCCTGCCCCAACCTGGGCACCGGCGGCTACGGCTATCACGGTCCCTTCGAACACGTTACCGTCGAAGGCATGGAAGCTGTTGTGAAAATTATCAAGAAGATTTCGTTGAGTTAA
- a CDS encoding DUF763 domain-containing protein → MPKRTGVADLPLHTGTVPRWLADRMRDLGRLIAESIVENYGKKEFLVRLSDPLWFQSFGAVLGMDWHSSGITTSVMYALKRGLNPIANDLGIYVCGGRGKFSRETPTELLQIGDRTGVDGNFLSRTSRLCAKVDGTAVQDGFQLYQHNFIVTDEGDWAVVQQGMNTDARAARRYHWCSANLRSFVENPHTAIVGENRGEILNLTDQNARSTRGSILELSRENPDRVMREIRQIVQPSSSIIVSPQMDMFAPADSSHDLVGSSAQDLIFSGARDPILVNSSRDCIMPARHEVHAEDVDLKRLGAVLATAYESDPSDFESLLLTPGLGPRTLQSLTLVSEVINGTPSRFRDPARYSFAHGGKDGHPFPVPCRVYDESIRILGDSIEKAKIGDREKMDCLNRLHATQLAVERNCEPLADFDKTIEHENAHSKEWGGKTV, encoded by the coding sequence ATGCCGAAACGTACAGGTGTTGCCGATCTTCCTTTGCATACGGGTACAGTGCCTCGCTGGCTCGCGGACCGTATGCGAGACTTGGGAAGATTGATTGCAGAATCCATTGTTGAAAATTATGGCAAGAAGGAATTCCTTGTACGTTTAAGTGATCCTCTTTGGTTTCAGTCCTTTGGTGCTGTGCTGGGAATGGATTGGCATTCTTCCGGAATCACCACTAGCGTCATGTATGCGCTGAAGCGTGGTTTGAATCCTATTGCGAATGATCTCGGAATTTACGTGTGTGGTGGTCGCGGAAAGTTCTCCCGCGAGACACCTACGGAACTTTTGCAGATTGGTGATAGAACCGGTGTGGACGGAAATTTCTTGTCGCGCACAAGCCGCCTTTGCGCCAAGGTGGACGGCACCGCGGTACAGGACGGTTTTCAACTTTATCAGCACAACTTTATTGTGACGGATGAAGGCGACTGGGCTGTGGTGCAGCAGGGCATGAATACAGATGCTCGCGCTGCTAGACGTTACCATTGGTGTTCTGCCAACTTGAGATCTTTTGTGGAAAATCCTCATACGGCAATTGTGGGGGAGAACCGCGGAGAGATTTTGAATTTGACGGATCAGAATGCCCGCAGTACTCGCGGTTCGATTCTGGAATTGTCCCGCGAAAATCCCGACCGTGTGATGCGTGAGATTCGTCAGATTGTGCAGCCAAGCTCTTCTATCATCGTGTCGCCTCAGATGGACATGTTTGCGCCGGCAGATTCGTCGCACGATCTTGTGGGCAGTTCTGCGCAGGACTTGATTTTTAGCGGTGCCCGCGATCCTATTCTCGTAAATTCTAGTCGCGACTGCATTATGCCCGCACGACATGAAGTCCACGCAGAAGATGTGGATTTGAAACGCCTAGGAGCAGTGCTAGCAACGGCCTACGAATCGGATCCCAGCGATTTTGAAAGCTTGCTTTTGACTCCGGGACTTGGCCCCCGCACATTACAATCGTTGACCCTCGTCAGTGAAGTCATTAATGGAACGCCTTCCAGGTTCCGAGATCCTGCCCGTTATTCCTTTGCCCATGGCGGTAAAGATGGCCATCCCTTCCCTGTGCCTTGCAGAGTCTACGACGAGTCCATCCGCATTCTTGGGGACTCCATTGAAAAGGCAAAAATTGGTGACCGCGAAAAAATGGATTGCCTGAATCGTTTGCATGCAACTCAATTAGCAGTGGAACGAAACTGCGAACCGCTCGCCGATTTCGACAAGACCATTGAACATGAAAACGCCCACTCCAAGGAGTGGGGCGGCAAAACTGTCTAG
- a CDS encoding alpha/beta hydrolase — translation MKTLVIYIHGKGGNAAEAEHYKPLFPDCKVMGFDYKAETPWDAKDEFIKYFDSISTGFDQVYLIANSIGAYFSMMSLSSANIAKAYFISPIVNMEKLICDMMMWAVVSENELREKKAIATNFGETLSWEYLSYVRENPIQWHVPTQILYGSKDNLVSLETITEFAGKINAPLTVMEGGEHWFHTDEQMKFLDEWIKLPGNSR, via the coding sequence ATGAAAACCCTCGTAATCTACATTCATGGAAAAGGCGGCAACGCTGCAGAAGCTGAACATTACAAGCCTCTGTTTCCTGATTGTAAAGTCATGGGTTTTGATTACAAGGCAGAAACTCCTTGGGATGCCAAGGACGAATTTATCAAATACTTTGATTCCATCTCCACAGGCTTTGATCAAGTCTATCTTATCGCCAATAGCATCGGCGCTTACTTTTCAATGATGTCTCTTAGCTCGGCCAATATCGCCAAGGCCTATTTCATTTCGCCCATAGTGAATATGGAAAAGCTGATTTGCGATATGATGATGTGGGCGGTCGTTTCTGAAAATGAACTCCGCGAAAAGAAAGCCATCGCAACGAATTTCGGTGAAACTCTTTCCTGGGAATACCTAAGCTACGTTCGTGAAAATCCTATCCAGTGGCATGTCCCCACACAAATTCTTTACGGTTCAAAAGACAACCTCGTTTCTTTAGAAACGATTACTGAATTTGCAGGCAAGATTAACGCACCTCTCACCGTTATGGAAGGTGGAGAACATTGGTTCCACACCGATGAGCAAATGAAATTTTTGGATGAATGGATAAAGCTACCGGGAAATTCTCGGTAG
- a CDS encoding CotH kinase family protein, producing MMKGFVKIMFAAGLVSAIFSACSGEDSYVVQVDSPEGSFVFDLDSLGIPDSILQSDSLFSWYLKDLVQKETESAKGDSMGSPDAKDEEDEEPVNSDPVLLPPAGFYSGLVIPAPAPTQGGTIRCETNGAEPSEESAEFLEPLAIEKNTVVRCAEFKDGAAVRWATQTYFINESVSMPVVAISVNPSFFSRVYVDTRDCEGADPYGCPGLMDETEDPIHVEFFENGSRSDGKAWEVDAGIGLMGNYSRTYPKKPVGVKIKKQYNAKKLKYPLFATRPEVNKFRGFNLRNSGNRYVGDYIGDPAMTAIVEGSSVDYQRSRQVVVFYNGEYYGIHDMRERLNEHFVETNYGIDNNTVEVIKQKKDVVTPVAGDGSQYKALLDFIGSNNFGGSSNVNYDKVKTMMDVGNYADYIAAQFYLQNADWPSNNVRAWRSPGQPFKFMLFDTDQSLGWKWVSSDFQRNTGGMFAWIRNSRVSASSPEDRTGPGFFANIFIKLRANPHFSRMFVNHGAVMMNDYLTYDRLVASVANLNAQIPDAEITRDMQKFPRNYCGFYYDLGCGFDRRGDYILKNAKGRTESLREEYRKEFGLGADITVTVGAEGNGSVTIDGMKLPRVNYTGTFFSGNDMLLEAVGSAGIFKSWSDGSTENPRLVSPKDGDKFVAIFR from the coding sequence ATGATGAAAGGTTTTGTCAAAATCATGTTTGCTGCGGGACTTGTTTCCGCTATTTTCTCTGCTTGTAGTGGAGAAGATTCCTATGTTGTCCAAGTTGATAGCCCCGAAGGCTCCTTTGTTTTTGATTTGGATAGCCTTGGTATTCCTGATAGTATTCTTCAATCAGATTCTCTTTTCTCATGGTATCTGAAAGATTTGGTACAGAAGGAAACGGAATCCGCTAAAGGCGATTCAATGGGTTCTCCCGATGCAAAAGACGAAGAAGATGAAGAACCTGTCAATTCGGATCCGGTACTTTTGCCGCCCGCAGGTTTCTATTCTGGCTTAGTGATTCCGGCTCCTGCACCGACTCAGGGTGGGACTATTCGTTGTGAAACGAATGGTGCCGAACCGTCGGAAGAATCCGCTGAATTTTTGGAACCACTGGCTATTGAAAAGAATACTGTAGTTCGTTGTGCTGAATTTAAGGATGGTGCTGCGGTACGTTGGGCAACCCAGACTTATTTCATCAATGAATCTGTTTCCATGCCTGTGGTGGCAATTAGTGTGAACCCCAGCTTCTTCTCTCGTGTCTATGTAGATACCAGAGATTGTGAAGGTGCGGATCCTTATGGGTGCCCGGGATTGATGGATGAAACTGAAGATCCTATTCATGTGGAATTTTTTGAGAATGGCAGCCGCAGTGACGGCAAGGCCTGGGAAGTTGATGCTGGAATCGGTTTGATGGGTAATTACAGCCGCACCTATCCCAAAAAGCCTGTAGGTGTCAAAATCAAAAAGCAATATAACGCCAAAAAATTGAAGTATCCCTTGTTTGCTACCCGTCCGGAAGTGAACAAGTTTAGAGGATTCAATCTTCGTAACAGTGGTAACCGTTATGTAGGCGATTACATTGGTGACCCTGCCATGACCGCTATCGTGGAAGGCTCTTCTGTGGATTACCAGCGAAGCCGACAGGTTGTGGTTTTCTACAATGGCGAATATTACGGCATTCACGACATGCGTGAAAGACTGAATGAACATTTTGTAGAAACTAATTATGGTATCGACAATAACACCGTTGAAGTCATCAAGCAAAAGAAAGATGTTGTGACTCCAGTTGCTGGCGACGGTTCTCAATACAAAGCACTTCTTGACTTTATAGGAAGCAATAATTTTGGTGGTTCCAGTAACGTAAACTACGACAAAGTTAAGACCATGATGGACGTAGGCAATTATGCCGACTATATTGCTGCTCAGTTCTATTTGCAGAATGCAGACTGGCCCAGTAATAACGTTCGTGCTTGGCGTTCTCCGGGACAGCCGTTCAAGTTCATGTTGTTTGATACAGACCAGAGTCTCGGCTGGAAGTGGGTCAGTAGCGATTTCCAAAGAAATACGGGTGGTATGTTTGCATGGATTCGAAATTCTCGAGTATCGGCATCCAGTCCCGAAGATAGAACCGGTCCGGGATTCTTTGCGAACATATTCATCAAGCTTCGTGCTAATCCGCATTTCTCAAGAATGTTTGTCAATCATGGCGCTGTCATGATGAACGATTATTTAACCTATGATCGCTTGGTCGCTTCTGTCGCAAATTTGAATGCTCAAATTCCGGATGCGGAAATTACCAGGGACATGCAGAAATTCCCTAGAAATTATTGCGGGTTCTATTATGATTTAGGATGCGGCTTCGACAGGCGTGGTGACTACATTTTGAAAAATGCCAAGGGTAGAACTGAATCTCTTCGCGAAGAATATCGTAAGGAATTTGGTCTTGGTGCCGATATTACAGTAACTGTCGGAGCAGAAGGAAATGGTTCAGTGACCATTGATGGAATGAAACTGCCCCGCGTCAATTATACTGGAACATTCTTCAGCGGGAACGATATGCTGCTGGAAGCTGTTGGAAGCGCTGGTATTTTCAAGAGTTGGTCTGATGGCTCTACTGAAAATCCGCGATTGGTTTCTCCCAAGGATGGCGACAAGTTTGTTGCAATTTTCAGGTAA
- a CDS encoding formate/nitrite transporter family protein, which yields MIKSILAGLMISVGCVSFLSVDNKIAGTFLFSLGLYTIIILKFDLFTGKVGYLSTNRTLNYLKYLGKVWLGNLIGCVVGAAAVAATRLTITTSALVNVKYADSLPSLLILGIFCGMLMFIGVEGYKRTTNPLIVVLPVMGFILCGFEHCIADMFYFAFNFFKSGVTLAGLGDTLLRLAFITVGNLIGGCLVCFASINIQKEA from the coding sequence ATGATCAAGTCTATTCTCGCCGGTTTAATGATTAGTGTAGGATGCGTAAGCTTCCTTTCCGTCGACAACAAGATTGCAGGTACCTTCCTGTTCTCTCTCGGCCTCTACACCATTATTATTTTGAAGTTCGACCTGTTCACCGGCAAGGTGGGCTATCTTTCCACGAACCGCACCTTGAATTACCTGAAGTACCTTGGAAAAGTTTGGCTCGGCAACCTGATCGGTTGCGTTGTTGGTGCCGCCGCCGTGGCCGCCACCCGACTGACCATTACCACTTCCGCCTTGGTTAACGTGAAATACGCCGACAGTCTGCCCAGCCTGTTGATTCTTGGAATCTTTTGCGGCATGCTCATGTTCATCGGCGTCGAAGGTTACAAGCGCACCACCAACCCACTGATCGTTGTACTGCCTGTCATGGGATTTATCCTTTGCGGATTTGAACACTGCATTGCCGACATGTTCTACTTCGCCTTTAACTTCTTTAAGAGCGGCGTTACCTTGGCAGGCCTTGGCGACACCCTTTTGCGATTGGCATTCATTACCGTGGGCAACCTGATCGGCGGATGCCTCGTGTGCTTCGCCAGCATCAACATCCAGAAAGAAGCGTAA
- a CDS encoding rubrerythrin family protein: MANKYAGTQTEKNLEAAFAGESQARNKYTYFASKAKKDGFEQIAAMFLKTAENEKEHAKMWFKELNGIGDTAENLKAAADGENYEWTDMYEEFAKTAEAEGFAALAKKFRLVGAIEKHHEERYRALLKNVETSAVFEKSEVKVWECRNCGHIVVGTKAPEVCPTCAHPQSYFEVNAENY; encoded by the coding sequence ATGGCAAACAAGTACGCTGGTACCCAGACCGAAAAGAACCTCGAAGCTGCATTCGCAGGCGAATCCCAGGCCCGTAACAAGTACACCTACTTTGCATCCAAGGCAAAGAAGGACGGTTTTGAACAGATCGCCGCAATGTTCCTGAAGACTGCAGAAAACGAAAAGGAACATGCCAAGATGTGGTTCAAGGAACTGAACGGCATCGGTGACACCGCAGAAAACCTGAAGGCCGCTGCCGACGGTGAAAACTACGAATGGACCGACATGTACGAAGAATTTGCAAAGACCGCCGAAGCCGAAGGTTTCGCAGCTCTCGCAAAGAAGTTTCGTCTGGTTGGCGCTATCGAAAAGCACCACGAAGAACGCTACCGCGCACTCCTCAAGAATGTGGAAACTTCCGCAGTCTTCGAAAAGAGCGAAGTTAAGGTTTGGGAATGCCGCAACTGCGGTCACATCGTCGTTGGCACCAAGGCTCCGGAAGTGTGCCCGACCTGCGCTCATCCGCAGTCCTACTTCGAAGTCAACGCTGAGAATTACTAG
- a CDS encoding N-acetyltransferase, with protein MSNNSEYTIRQEQPADFSTVENLTREAFWNVYRPGCLEHYVLHCYRSNPGFIPELSLVLEGPANCGLADGVKPCREILAHVMFAWSEILVDTGEHLRMMTFGPISVRPDMQRKGLGKMLLDYALERARQMGAGCIAMCGNIQFYGKCGFVAATSKGIRYADDPDGDAPYFLIKELTPGFLDGIRGTYRDPAPYFVDDHDVEEFDKQFPPKEKKVLPGQLG; from the coding sequence ATGTCTAATAATTCTGAATACACTATCCGACAGGAACAGCCTGCCGATTTCTCTACTGTCGAAAATTTAACCCGCGAAGCCTTCTGGAACGTTTACCGTCCCGGATGCCTTGAGCATTATGTGCTGCACTGCTACAGGAGTAACCCCGGGTTCATTCCGGAGCTCTCCTTGGTTTTGGAAGGTCCTGCGAATTGCGGGTTGGCAGATGGAGTAAAACCGTGCCGCGAAATTCTCGCCCATGTGATGTTTGCCTGGAGTGAGATTTTGGTGGATACTGGTGAGCATTTGCGCATGATGACTTTCGGCCCAATCAGCGTTCGCCCAGATATGCAGCGCAAGGGCCTCGGCAAGATGCTTCTGGATTATGCCTTGGAACGTGCCCGCCAAATGGGTGCGGGATGTATCGCCATGTGCGGTAACATCCAGTTCTACGGCAAATGCGGTTTTGTGGCTGCAACCTCCAAAGGCATCCGCTACGCAGACGATCCCGATGGAGACGCGCCCTACTTCCTCATCAAGGAATTGACGCCCGGTTTTCTGGACGGCATCCGCGGAACCTATCGGGACCCTGCGCCCTATTTCGTTGACGACCACGACGTGGAGGAATTCGATAAGCAGTTCCCGCCCAAGGAAAAGAAAGTGCTGCCCGGGCAACTAGGGTAG